DNA sequence from the Gemmatimonadales bacterium genome:
GGTGAAGCTCGGGTCGAGCGGCTCGGGTCCGATGGCGGCGGTATAGCGCTCCCAGCCGCGGCGATCGAGCAGGAGCAGGGTGCCCAGGCGACGGACGTCGCGGTACACCAGCTCGCCACCGTCATCCAGCGCGGCGCGGAGCACCGCGTACTGCGTCTCCTCGCCGGTGAGCGGCCGGTCGGAGACGACGAGGGATCCCGTCATGCCGGGCTGAACCACCAGGCGGCGCTCGCCCAGATCCAGCACAGCGTGCTTGGCTCGCCGGAACACATCCCGCACGGAGGCGCCAGTGAGGTCCCGCAAGAGGCGCCGCCGAGTCACCCCGCGGAGGACGTCGGTGTGGCTGAGGGAGACCTGGCGGAGCTGGCGGCCGACGAGAGCGGGACGGATGTCGCGGACGATGGTTTCGACTTCGGGAAGCTCGGGCATCGCACTGCAATCTAACTCGAGGGTCTTACGCACTGTGATCCCGAGCCAATCGCTGCGCTCCGCTAGCTAACGCAACAGCGGCGCGGGCACCTCTCCAGCAGACCGTCGGGCCGCCTCCCGCCAGCCGATATCCCGGCGGAAGACCTTCCCCTCGAACTCGATCCCTTCGGCGGCACCCCGGCTCAGGCGCTGCGCCTCGCCGAACGTCGGGGCTACGGCCGTCACCGTGAGGACGCGCCCGCCGCTTGCTCGCAGGACGCCGTCCGGTCCGCGGGTGGTGCCCGCGTGAAAGACCGTCACTCCGGCCGGCAAGACATCCGGAATGGTGATGGCCGCTCCCTTCTCAGGGGTGTCCGGGTAGCCGCGGGAGGCGAGCACCGTGGTGACCGAGGCGTGATCCCGTCGCTGGACGACGGGCGAGACCCCCTCGCCCCGCGCGACCCGAAAGACACACTCGGTGAGTCCTTCCGACACCAGCGGCAGCACCACCTGCGCTTCCGGATCTCCCAACCGGCAGTTGAACTCCACGACCGAAAGCTCTCCTGTCGGGTCCACCATGAGGCCGGCGTACAACACGCCAGTGAAGGGAGTGCCCTGACTGCGGAGCTGTTCGAGGGTGGGGTGTAGCACCCGCCGGCGCACCTGCTCGAGCAGGGCAGGGGTGGCCAACGACACGGGGCTGTAGGCCCCCATGCCGCCGGTGTTGGGGCCGCCATCGCCCTCGAGCAGCCGCTTGTGGTCCTGAGCCACCGGGAGGAGCTCGACGTCCATGCCATCGGTGAGGGCGAGGACCGAGATCTCCTCACCCTCGAGAAAGTCCTCCACCACCACGGTCCGCCCCGCCTCGCCGAACTTTCCCTCACCCAGCATCGCCCGCACGACCGCCGCGGCATCTCCCCGGGTGGCGCAGACTACGGCGCCTTTCCCGGCCGCCAGGCCCGAGGCCTTCACCACCAGAGGCTCGGAGTGCCGGTCGACGTACTCCAGTGCGGAGGGGAGGTCCTGGAACGTGCGACTTCCGGCGGTCGGCACGCCGGCGGCCGCCATGAGCTCCTTGGAGAATGCTTTCGACGCCTCGATCTGGGCGGCCGCGGCACTGGGCCCGAAGACCGCGCGCCCTTCCGCTCTCAGACGATCGGCCAGCCCGCGCGCGAGTGGAACCTCGGGGCCGATCACGGTGAGATCGATCCCGTGCATGTCGGCCGCGTCGGCCAGCCGGTCGAGGTCGTCGGCGGGGATCGGGAGGTTGACCGCCAGCTCCGCGGTGCCCGGATTTCCCGGTGCGCAGTAGAGATCGGAGTCTGGGTTCTCCCGGCGGAGGGACCAGCAGATGGCGTGCTCCCGGCCCCCGCCGCCGACGACCAGAAGCCTCACGGTTTCTGCGCGTTCCGAAAGGCGTCGCGGGCCCGCTCGGCGGCTCGCTTGGCTGCCTCGGCCACCTGGGTGGCGAGCTCACGGGCCTCGCCCGCGTAATAGCTCCTCGCCGCGCCCAGGTCGTCCCGCAGCGGGCGCTCCTCGGCGTCGGGTCCGCGCCGGACGTACTCGCCCCGGAGGATCCGCTCGTATTCGCCGCTGGTGACCCAGCGCTGCAGCTCCGCGGCACGCACGGTGTGCATCGGGTGGGTGAGCGCCAGGGTGCTGAGGACTTTGTAGACCACGTCCAGGCCTTCGCCGCTGGCGGCATACTCATGGGCCTGCTGCATGAACGCGTCGACGTTGAGCTGGGCGGTGAATCCCTCGCCCCGGCCGCCGCCGGCCATCTTCATGTCCAGGCTCTGTGCGGCCACCACGTCCTGGGCGCCCAGCAGACCCGCCCGGTCGGAGGAGAGCTCCGACTTGCGCGACCACTCGAGAAAAGCGAGTCGCACCGGTAACACCGCGATGCTCGCCAAGACCGGGAGCGCGCCCAGGCTGATGAGCGCGAGAATGGCCGCGATGGTCCGGTACAGCGCGTGGCCGCTCATCACGTGTCCCATCTCGTGCGCCAGGAGGACCCGCAGCTCGTCGTCGTTCAGCAGCTCGACGGCCGCGGAGTGGATCACGATGAACGGCTTGTCGATGCCGTACGCGCCGGCGTTGAAGAAGGGGGTCTGGGAGACGTACAGCTCGGGCACGGTGGGCCAATCGAAGGTGGTGACCACCTCGTTGTGCATGTGCCACAGCTTGGGAAACTGCGCCGGGCCGATCCGGACGGCGTTCCCCTGAAAGAGCAGCCGCACCCCGCGCTCGCCACCGATGAGCGCCAGCACCTTCCTGATGATCTCGTCGACACCAGGGACGGAGCGGAGGGTCTGCAGTGCCGCCCGGTCCGCCGGGTGCTCCCATGAGACCGCCGCGATCTGGGCGAAGCTCTGGCGCGGGCGTACGGCGGGAACGGAAGTGCTCATGGTATGACTCAGGTTAGAGGAGCTCGCCGTACGGGAACAGTATCAGATAGTTTCACATTGAGACACGCGCGTCAGCTCACCCGGCGCTCGCCGCGAAGGCCCGGTCCAGGTCCTCGATCAGGTCCTCCGCGTCCTCCACGCCGCAGCTCAGCCGGACCAGACTGTCGGTCAGTCCCAGCTTCTGGCGCAACGCCGGCGGCACCGATGCGTGAGTCATGCTGGCGGGATGGCCGATCAGGCTCTCGACCCCGCCAAGCGACTCGGCGAGGGCGAACACGCGGGTCCGCTCGACGAAGCGCCGGGCTCGGGCGGCATCGCCCAGATCGAGCGAGATCATCCCGCCGAAGCCGGACATCTGGCGGCAGGCCAGCTCGTGCTGCGGGTGGGAAGGCAGTCCCGGATAATAGAGCCGCGTCACGTCGGAGCGCCGGCTGATCCATTCCGCGATGCGACGGCCGTTGGCGTCGTGCTGCCGCATGCGGAGCGGCAGGGTCTTGAGCCCCCTGAGCGCCAGCCAGCAGTCCATCGGGCCGGGCACTCCACCCGCCGCGTTCTGGAGGAAACCCAGCCGTTCGGCCAGATCGTCCCGCGAGGTGATCAGCAGGCCTCCGACCATGTCGCTATGGCCGTTGAGGTACTTGGTGGTGGAGTGCAGCACGATGTCCGCGCCGTGCTCGAGCGGGCGCTGGAAGAACGGCGTGGCGAAGGTGTTGTCCACCACGTAGAGATAGCCGTGGGCCCGGGTCAGGTCTCCCACCGCGGCGAGGTCGACCAGATTCATCATCGGATTGGTCGGAGTCTCGCAGTAGATCATCCGTGTGGCCGGGGTGAGCGCGGCCTCGATGGCATCGATCCCCCGCATGTCCACGAAGCTGAATCGCACCCCGAACTCGCCGTAGACCCGCTCCATCAGCCGGTGGGTGCCGCCGTAGACGTTGTCCCCGCAGACGACGTGATCGCCCGAACGCAACAGCTTGAGCACGTTGTCGAGCGCGGCGAGCCCGGAGCCGAAGGCGAACCCATGGGTCCCGCCCTCCAGACTGGCGACGTTGCGCTCGAGCGCCTCGCGGGTGGGGTTCTGGGTCCGCGCGTACTCGTAGCCTTTGTGCACTCCGAGCGCGGACTGCACGTAGGTCGAGGTCTGGTAGATGGGCGTCATGACGGCGCCGGAGAGCGGCTCGGGCACCTGGCCCGCGTGGACCGACCGGGTGGCGAATCGGTGCTGGGGATCTGTCGGGAGAATCCGGGTCATCAGGGCCGGCGCCAGTGAGGGTGGCAGAAGCGTAATGGCGCGCCCCGCTCGGTTGAAGAGGGGGTGTGCCGCGGTTAGCTTCGGTGCGTGATCTCCCCGACTTCCAGCGTCGTCACCGCGCGCTGCCTCGTTGTCGACGACGATGCCTCGGTCCGGCGCGCGCTCGCTCGCGTCGTCGAGTCCCACGGACTGGCCACCCTGGAAGCATCGTCCGGCGCCGAAGCGCTCGCGCTGCTGCAGCGCGATGGCGAAGTCCCCATCTGCATCAGCGACATCTACATGCCGGAGATGGACGGGGTCACCTTCCTGCGGGAGGCGCTGCGACTCTATCCGGACATGGCCATCATCATGCTCACCGGCGTGGCCGAGGTCACCACGGCGGTCGAGTGCCTCCAGCTCGGCGCGCTCGACTACATCTCCAAGCCGGTGCTGATCGAGGAGGTTCGGGCGCGGGTCGACAAGGCGCTGGAGAAGCGCGACCTCGTGCTGCAGAACCGGTTCTACCAGCAGAACCTGGAGGGCCGGGTCCGGGAGCTCGACCGCCGCAACAAGCAGTCGCTCATCAACGGAGTGCAGACGCTGGTCCACGCGCTGGAGGCGAAGGACGCCTACACCAGCGGCCATTCCACCCGGGTGAGCCGATACGCCGTCAAGACCGCCGTGCAGCTCGGCTACACCGGCGAGCGGCTGGAGCAGATCCGTCTGGGCGGGGAGCTGCACGACATCGGGAAGATCGGAACCCGGGAGGACATCCTGAACAAGCCGGGGCCGTTGAGTCCCGAGGAGTTCGAGCACATCAAGGGTCACGTGACGCTGGGCGAGAGGATCCTGGCGCCATCCCTCGCCGAATCGCCCATCGTCCTGCAGATCGTCCGCTCGCACCACGAGCGGCTCGACGGCGGCGGTTTTCCCGACGGGCTCCAGGCCGAGGACATCCCGGTCGAAGCGAGAATCGTCGCGGTGGTGGATGCGTTCGACGCCATGACCACCAACCGGGCGTACCGTCCGTCCCGCACGCCGGCCGACGCCGTCGACGAGCTCAAGCGCTGTGCCGGTACCCACTTCTACCCGCCGGCCGTGGACGCCTTCCTGCGGGCGTTCAGCGACGTCTCCGCTCTTCCCATCTCCCTCTGACAGTCGAGCCGCCGCCCGTGCCGATCTCAGACACGCTCATGATCAGCGTCTCCGGCATGCGGGGGCACGTCGGCACCGACCTCACACCCGAGCTGGTGGCACGCCACGCGGCGGCACTGGGCGCCTGGGTGCGCACGTCCCCGCTGGGACAGGTCGCCAGCGCGGACCGGCTGAGCCAGCGCCCGGCGGTCGTGCTCGGCCGGGACAGCCGGACCAGCGGCCCGATGTTCGCGCGAGCCGCGGCGGCGGGCCTGATGTCGGTCGGGGTGGATGTGATCGACCTGGGCGTAGTGCCTACCCCGACCGTTCAGATGGCCGTGGAACACCATCGCGCGGGCGCGGGTTTGATCCTGACGGCGAGCCACAACCCGATCGAGTGGAACGCGCTCAAATTCGTCGGCCCGGATGGAATCTTCCTGGACGCCGAGTCGGGCGAGCGGGTGCGGGCGCTGGCCGAAGAAGGGCCTCCGCGGATGGGGTGGGACGGGATCGGCCGAGTGCGGGAGGACCCGAAAGCGGTCGAGCGGCACCTCGAGGCGATCCTGGCGCTGCCTATGATCGGCGTCACCGCGATCCGCAACCGGCGATTCCATGTTGCGGTCGATTGTGTCCGGGGTGCCGGCGCCACGGCCGTCCCAGCATTGCTGGAGCGCTTGGGGTGCAGGATGAGCGGGATCAACCTGGAGACGGACGGACAGTTCCCGCGGGCGCCGGAGCCGATCCCTGAGAACCTCGGTGACCTCGGACGCCTGGTGCGCGAGAGCGGCGCCGCGATCGGATTCGCGGTCGATCCGGACGTCGACCGGCTGGCGCTGGTGGACGAGACCGGCCGGCCGATCGGCGAAGATTATACCCTCGCCTTTGCGGTGCGAGCGGTGTTGAACGGGCGCACCAGTGCGGCGGAGACACCCACGGTCGTGGCCAACCTGTCGACCAGCCTGGTGGTGGAGGACGCCGCGCGAGCCGGCGGGGCGCGCTTGGTGCGGGCCCCGGTCGGGGAAGCCAACGTAGCCCGTACCATCCGGGACCAGGGCGCCCTGATCGGCGGCGAAGGCAACGGCGGAGTGATGCTGCCGGCCCTGCATATCGGGCGCGACGCGCCTCTGGGGCTGGCCCTGATCTTGCATCTCCTTGCCTCGACTGGGGGTACAGTGTCCGAGCTGGTCGACGCCGCACCCCGGTACACGATCGTCAAGGCGAAGGGTCCACGCTCGGAGCTCCGGCCGCTGTACCGGCGGCTGGAGAAGCGGTTTCCCGATGCGGAGCAGGATGAGCGGGATGGTTTGCGGTTGTCGTGGCGGGACCGCTGGCTTCACGTCCGGCCCTCGGGAACCGAGCCG
Encoded proteins:
- the glmM gene encoding phosphoglucosamine mutase; protein product: MPISDTLMISVSGMRGHVGTDLTPELVARHAAALGAWVRTSPLGQVASADRLSQRPAVVLGRDSRTSGPMFARAAAAGLMSVGVDVIDLGVVPTPTVQMAVEHHRAGAGLILTASHNPIEWNALKFVGPDGIFLDAESGERVRALAEEGPPRMGWDGIGRVREDPKAVERHLEAILALPMIGVTAIRNRRFHVAVDCVRGAGATAVPALLERLGCRMSGINLETDGQFPRAPEPIPENLGDLGRLVRESGAAIGFAVDPDVDRLALVDETGRPIGEDYTLAFAVRAVLNGRTSAAETPTVVANLSTSLVVEDAARAGGARLVRAPVGEANVARTIRDQGALIGGEGNGGVMLPALHIGRDAPLGLALILHLLASTGGTVSELVDAAPRYTIVKAKGPRSELRPLYRRLEKRFPDAEQDERDGLRLSWRDRWLHVRPSGTEPIVRLIAEAPTTADADALIEAARSLLH
- a CDS encoding M48 family metallopeptidase translates to MSTSVPAVRPRQSFAQIAAVSWEHPADRAALQTLRSVPGVDEIIRKVLALIGGERGVRLLFQGNAVRIGPAQFPKLWHMHNEVVTTFDWPTVPELYVSQTPFFNAGAYGIDKPFIVIHSAAVELLNDDELRVLLAHEMGHVMSGHALYRTIAAILALISLGALPVLASIAVLPVRLAFLEWSRKSELSSDRAGLLGAQDVVAAQSLDMKMAGGGRGEGFTAQLNVDAFMQQAHEYAASGEGLDVVYKVLSTLALTHPMHTVRAAELQRWVTSGEYERILRGEYVRRGPDAEERPLRDDLGAARSYYAGEARELATQVAEAAKRAAERARDAFRNAQKP
- a CDS encoding cystathionine gamma-synthase, with translation MTRILPTDPQHRFATRSVHAGQVPEPLSGAVMTPIYQTSTYVQSALGVHKGYEYARTQNPTREALERNVASLEGGTHGFAFGSGLAALDNVLKLLRSGDHVVCGDNVYGGTHRLMERVYGEFGVRFSFVDMRGIDAIEAALTPATRMIYCETPTNPMMNLVDLAAVGDLTRAHGYLYVVDNTFATPFFQRPLEHGADIVLHSTTKYLNGHSDMVGGLLITSRDDLAERLGFLQNAAGGVPGPMDCWLALRGLKTLPLRMRQHDANGRRIAEWISRRSDVTRLYYPGLPSHPQHELACRQMSGFGGMISLDLGDAARARRFVERTRVFALAESLGGVESLIGHPASMTHASVPPALRQKLGLTDSLVRLSCGVEDAEDLIEDLDRAFAASAG
- the purD gene encoding phosphoribosylamine--glycine ligase, giving the protein MRLLVVGGGGREHAICWSLRRENPDSDLYCAPGNPGTAELAVNLPIPADDLDRLADAADMHGIDLTVIGPEVPLARGLADRLRAEGRAVFGPSAAAAQIEASKAFSKELMAAAGVPTAGSRTFQDLPSALEYVDRHSEPLVVKASGLAAGKGAVVCATRGDAAAVVRAMLGEGKFGEAGRTVVVEDFLEGEEISVLALTDGMDVELLPVAQDHKRLLEGDGGPNTGGMGAYSPVSLATPALLEQVRRRVLHPTLEQLRSQGTPFTGVLYAGLMVDPTGELSVVEFNCRLGDPEAQVVLPLVSEGLTECVFRVARGEGVSPVVQRRDHASVTTVLASRGYPDTPEKGAAITIPDVLPAGVTVFHAGTTRGPDGVLRASGGRVLTVTAVAPTFGEAQRLSRGAAEGIEFEGKVFRRDIGWREAARRSAGEVPAPLLR
- a CDS encoding HD domain-containing phosphohydrolase, with protein sequence MISPTSSVVTARCLVVDDDASVRRALARVVESHGLATLEASSGAEALALLQRDGEVPICISDIYMPEMDGVTFLREALRLYPDMAIIMLTGVAEVTTAVECLQLGALDYISKPVLIEEVRARVDKALEKRDLVLQNRFYQQNLEGRVRELDRRNKQSLINGVQTLVHALEAKDAYTSGHSTRVSRYAVKTAVQLGYTGERLEQIRLGGELHDIGKIGTREDILNKPGPLSPEEFEHIKGHVTLGERILAPSLAESPIVLQIVRSHHERLDGGGFPDGLQAEDIPVEARIVAVVDAFDAMTTNRAYRPSRTPADAVDELKRCAGTHFYPPAVDAFLRAFSDVSALPISL
- the mutM gene encoding bifunctional DNA-formamidopyrimidine glycosylase/DNA-(apurinic or apyrimidinic site) lyase, which gives rise to MPELPEVETIVRDIRPALVGRQLRQVSLSHTDVLRGVTRRRLLRDLTGASVRDVFRRAKHAVLDLGERRLVVQPGMTGSLVVSDRPLTGEETQYAVLRAALDDGGELVYRDVRRLGTLLLLDRRGWERYTAAIGPEPLDPSFTPARLGRALGGSRQAVKKILMDQRHLAGVGNIYANEALFAAGIDPSKPGDHLTPEHHQRLHVELQRILRAAIASNGSTVRDYRTGTGESGSFQLELLVYGREGEPCRRCGTRLTGTHEIDGRITVFCHHCQS